The following coding sequences lie in one Pectobacterium sp. A5351 genomic window:
- the sdaA gene encoding L-serine ammonia-lyase, which produces MISVFDMFKIGIGPSSSHTVGPMKAGKQFVDELINQNLLTATTRIAVDVYGSLSLTGKGHHTDIAIITGLAGNMPDTVDIDAIPGFIRDVEQRERLLLANGQHDVDFPREGGMVFRSENLPLHENGMTITAFAGNKEIYSKTYYSIGGGFIVDAENFGKDSATDVAVPYTFHSAKEMLEHCKQSGLSLSGMVMRNELALHSRQDIDAYFADIWQTMRACIDRGMNTEGVLPGPLRVPRRASALRRMLVSSDKLSNDPMNVVDWVNMFALAVNEENAAGGRVVTAPTNGACGIVPAVLAYYDHFIEPVSPTIYIRYFLAAGAVGILYKMNASISGAEVGCQGEVGVACSMAAAGLAELMGASPEQVCVAAEIGMEHNLGLTCDPVAGQVQVPCIERNAIASVKAINAARMATRRTSEPRVSLDKVIETMYETGKDMNAKYRETSRGGLAIKVQCD; this is translated from the coding sequence GTGATAAGCGTTTTCGACATGTTTAAGATCGGTATTGGCCCCTCTAGCTCTCATACGGTTGGACCGATGAAAGCCGGTAAGCAATTTGTCGATGAATTGATCAATCAGAATTTACTGACCGCGACGACGCGCATTGCCGTCGATGTGTACGGTTCGCTGTCGCTAACGGGTAAAGGCCACCATACGGATATCGCCATCATTACGGGTCTGGCGGGCAACATGCCGGATACGGTTGATATTGATGCCATCCCTGGCTTTATCCGCGATGTTGAGCAACGCGAGCGCCTGCTGCTGGCTAATGGGCAGCATGACGTCGATTTCCCACGCGAAGGCGGCATGGTTTTCCGCAGTGAAAATCTGCCATTGCACGAAAACGGCATGACCATCACCGCCTTTGCCGGCAATAAAGAAATTTATAGCAAAACCTATTACTCCATCGGCGGTGGCTTTATCGTTGATGCAGAAAATTTTGGCAAAGACAGCGCCACGGATGTTGCCGTTCCTTACACATTTCATTCTGCCAAAGAGATGCTGGAGCACTGTAAACAAAGTGGCCTGTCGCTTTCCGGAATGGTGATGCGTAACGAGCTGGCGCTGCACAGTCGTCAGGACATTGACGCCTACTTTGCCGATATCTGGCAGACGATGCGTGCCTGTATCGATCGCGGCATGAACACCGAAGGCGTTTTGCCGGGCCCGCTGCGCGTACCACGTCGTGCCTCTGCGCTGCGTCGTATGCTGGTGTCTTCCGATAAGCTGTCCAACGACCCGATGAACGTGGTGGACTGGGTTAATATGTTCGCGCTGGCGGTGAATGAAGAAAACGCCGCAGGTGGCCGAGTAGTGACCGCGCCAACCAACGGCGCGTGCGGCATTGTCCCTGCCGTTCTCGCTTATTACGACCACTTTATCGAACCCGTTAGCCCGACCATTTATATCCGCTATTTCCTCGCGGCAGGCGCAGTTGGCATTCTGTATAAAATGAATGCGTCCATCTCCGGTGCCGAAGTAGGCTGTCAGGGTGAAGTGGGTGTGGCCTGTTCGATGGCTGCCGCTGGTTTGGCGGAACTGATGGGTGCCAGCCCGGAACAGGTTTGCGTTGCCGCTGAGATCGGGATGGAACACAATCTGGGCTTAACCTGCGATCCGGTTGCGGGTCAGGTGCAGGTTCCGTGCATCGAACGTAATGCCATAGCTTCCGTCAAGGCGATTAACGCCGCTCGCATGGCAACCCGCCGCACCAGTGAACCCCGCGTCTCGCTGGATAAGGTGATTGAAACCATGTACGAAACGGGTAAAGACATGAACGCCAAATATCGAGAGACCTCACGAGGCGGTCTGGCGATCAAAGTGCAGTGTGATTGA